The sequence below is a genomic window from Uranotaenia lowii strain MFRU-FL chromosome 2, ASM2978415v1, whole genome shotgun sequence.
tttccatgTGTTTCCATGTACGCTTGTTTGTTTAtcaattatcaaaaatcaattttacccaaaactgaccaattttgaaatttacacacGCCATTTCACTAAAACTAGAGGTGAGAgactaaatttgacaaatgttttgaattttaagacgcaaattttttccaaaatccgtttttgaaacaaaggtaccaaaaatgctgtttccctgtgttatttattaatataaaaatgaagattaGTTTGGAttataatttgttcaaatttgaaactaatcatgagtttttttcatcacaaaaggctaaattttgaaaaaaaaaaataacaacactatGAACAAAAATTGGCAATGTGGTAAATATATGAAtaataaatgtatgatgaaaacattataaacttAAGATTAAACTATCGCAAAGTTTAGACAAAAAACACATTTAGAACATTTGGAGTCAGTTGGCGTATAGGAATTTTAAACCTATTTGTTTCATTATTGCTGAACAAACACCTGATCTTCAATGCAAAAATCTTTTAGTCGTTAAAAAGATAAATATATTAATTAGAAATTGTCGAAACATTCGTTTTTANNNNNNNNNNNNNNNNNNNNNNNNNNNNNNNNNNNNNNNNNNNNNNNNNNNNNNNNNNNNNNNNNNNNNNNNNNNNNNNNNNNNNNNNNNNNNNNNNNNNNNNNNNNNNNNNNNNNNNNNNNNNNNNNNNNNNNNNNNNNNNNNNNNNNNNNNNNNNNNNNNNNNNNNNNNNNNNNNNNNNNNNNNNNNNNNNNNNNNNNNNNNNNNNNNNNNNNNNNNNNNNNNNNNNNNNNNNNNNNNNNNNNNNNNNNNNNNNNNNNNNNNNNNNNNNNNNNNNNNNNNNNNNNNNNNNNNNNNNNNNNNNNNNNNNNNNNNNNNNNNNNNNNNNNNNNNNNNNNNNNNNNNNNNNNNNNNNNNNNNNNNNNNNNNNNNNNNNNNNNNNNNNNNNNNNNNNNNNNNNNNNNNNNNNNNNNNNNNNNNNNNNNNNNNNNNNNNNNNNNNNNNNNNNNNNNNNNNNNNNNNNNNNNNNNNNNNNNNNNNNNNNNNNNNNNNNNNNNNNNcttatttcgtggtgctcaaatattacaaatgttttattcaCTTGAGAACcaaaggctatgatcatttagtatccgggcactttgtttcgttgatagctacgttaatagagcttgaacatgcaaaactttagtagcgttgtgttggttatgaaaaggactatcttgcctatttttgatagatttttaagttaacgtgttttgagatattatcgatgcaaaaagacatggtaaaaataattttgcacaaatttactccttttacgcattttgcgcctagaaaattcttcattgttgactttaaaactcatgaactgttgatttttttttttaaatttttttttcggaccaaatggttaagaagaaTAAGAGGCCACTCTAGGATtaacacgaagttcaaaccaaccatcggagtgcaacccttgatcttaaatatggtgaaaagcctatggttattggggataactgaatgcagactccttaaataatgcaaaacatcCATTTCAGGCagacaaaaagtgttgcctgactagtagacaagtaaataactaataatgatcaggtCCAAAGATCGcgatctgtgcatccggtttttacgcaatatgacagatgtgttctgatggacaaaaaaatttatgttaaaataagatttaagatatcaaattcttcgagatgcctactcatgaaaaggttccaaccagatcccaattgctttttctaggtgagtttgtgtaaaatatcatgattttgcaaaggttttgcttctgtggtaaaaaaaaaatcaatatatgactgaaaaaagtgtgcaaagataaaaaagagattttatgaaaaagttagagtatttcttgaaatcattgataattttttttttatatttttacattaaatgtcatactaataccttcatttcctccatagaaagtttttcgatcaaatgaatagttttttaaatacacacATTTGTAATttcccggatactaaatgatcatagccttagttggtttttgaatatttctgtaaataagataaggagatttcttttttgatgaaaaattaattttataggAGTAttatcctcatgaaaatttatttaagaaaatacgaacttttgtagaaaagagaagCTTACTATGTCCCAGGTGCTCactatgcccttatctcccttaTAACATAAActgctgaaatagaaacagtgtttgaaaaatatttgagccGCAGATCTTGATCTTTTTTGGCATAGTAAAATTTCCAAGCGTGCTACAGTTGTCAAAACTCTCAATACTTTTTTCCAACATCATTACATCAATGGATTGGACTTGTCTTAAGATCATgactaaaaaaatttgaaaaagtggtttaaaaaccgtactttaaaatcaatcaaCCGTAATGATTATTTCAGTCACatgtgaataattttgaaatgtgaattggTAATTTGATGTTATTTGACTCATTTTGGTATcattggatttttaaaatacaaaacgacccactttttttttacatattttcaaaggatggctaactattttttttaaattttttttttcaattcgcgATAAGAGATAATCTCTTACACCTTCAACTTGgattggatttttttgattatttttttttcgcagcgATGCTTTGAATAAATCCAGAAGAAAATGCTTTTGAATAAAactctacccgctcattttcaacatcgtttcatttctttcaactttttatttcgctatttttttccataatccTGAAATAATCTTAGTAATTagtaaaataacataattttctccgataaggaTACTCAAGTAAAACCGAAATTAATTGCCTTTCTTATTATGTGTAATTTCAATGCGAAAATCTTGCGTTAATATACTCTAAATCCAATGCAAGTTGCATTTAGGTGTTGAAAATATAAGAAATTGCAGAttggcaaaaatttcaaaaaacagttagttttgaaaaattttcaaattctgtgATTTATATTTTGAGAACCTAAAGATGCCAAAGAGTGTCAAATCACGTCAATTTGCCAATTCACTTGTCAAAAATTTCTACTGAgacttcaacaattttgacaattgtgtgATTCGAAACTTATGGTTTATGCACCACTTTTTCTAAATGAAGCCatagcaaaaatcaaataaataaaatataactttatgTGTAACATGTAGCTTCTAATTTCACTTAGATTTAGACTTTGAATCATCCAAATAAAGGAAAATTAGAGCTTACAACATCGGGAACCTACAAGATAGCAAATGCTCAGAATGCTCACAGTAGGACAGCAACGAgcacagaataaaaaaatgcaccACTTCGAAAGAACTATGGAATTGGCTAGAAAATGTACTAAGAACTAATTTAAAGTTGATCAGAAGATACCCTAACAGAAGCATGTTTgagttgaggaaaaaaatcatcgaatggAGATGGAAGAATATGGAGtaagttttaaaagaatttggAAATAGgttattttgaatcttttaaatgtatttttgtgAACTGGTTATTTCTTGGCTTTAATAGAAATGTTTTAagccctttaaaaaaaaattaaataaaaaaaaaattcaattaaaaattactgaTTGTAGCCGAATATTGTCTAAGAATCAAATTTGAGCTATGACGAGAGAgagagaaacaagaaaaatatcacaattttagTTGGGAGTATCGAAATGAAACTCCTAGAGCTCCAATAGGTCAAAAACCCTGGGCCGGATGACGGTTAAAAATAATAGCGATTTTTGAGATTTGGACCACTGTACGGCGCGACAAGACGCGGCCTGGGGCCGCAAACTTACCGGCCAGGACGACCTGGTAGAAGCAGGGCCACTGCTGCTGGCCCACCTCGTTCTGTCCCCAGCAGGTCAGGGTACCGTAGTCCTGATCCGAAACCGGCGTGTAGCTCAGGATGCTCATTGACCCGTTTTTCGCGAACCGTTCTTTGCCGATTTCGAGGGTTTCGCCTGAGTTGTTGAATTTCCAGTTGAACTGCCGCGGGGGCGGATCCGCATGGACCTCGCAGGGAATGTGCAGCGATTCGCTGCGGAATGCCCCGACGATGATTATTTTGTCGGTGGCGCACATGGGTGCATCTGCGAGAAATGGAATACAAGTGAAATTTAGTTAATTAAAACCTGTTCTTATTAACTCAAAGCgtaggaaaaaaaggaaattcaaaaatgaaggaAGTTGATGAAACACAGAAAATTTTCCTTCTATCCCTTTTACCGCAGCGATACTTACACTTGATTCGCAGCACCAGATGATTGCTAACCGTTTCGCCCTCGGCGTTAATTGCGCTACACGAGTAATTTCCGGACGAGTTACGGTTTACCTTCTGTAGCACCAGGCTCTGGTTGGACCGGATGACTCTTGCGGACGCATTGTGGGTGATTAGCACACCCTTTGGAACCATGGAACGACACAAGAACAGAAGCAGCCATTAGCTGGTTGACTAGTAAATCgatcttaaccctcatccgcattagagtgtcattttgacactatttcaagtttgagtgcttgtaacttttttcagaagcttcaaaaaacaaaaatttcttcggggaccctaaatgaatccaaaagttctttaattttgcatctttactttatttatggacgaaccctgaaagcctggacaaaaaaactcccttttccgacttagagtgtcattttgacactccaaaagtaaaatccatttaagtcgtttgaattattatgaacttcatataaaacttatatcattaaaaaccttgtaatgtcagtaaaatatgtttagaacattatacatagctaaagcttttagttttctcgttattcagcattaaagaaaaaaaaatccgaaaaaacatgcctcaggaagactgctgtagttcatatattacacgtcctaaaaaatatttgcctgaaacatatgaaagctgaagttaatgtctacatcatggaacaaagaaatatttttttaaattttttttaatgaaatggtcacaaaaagttcaaaaaagtggtctaaaaaacctacttttcattcgattgctagtaaatactgtttgagcgatggtagagtcttttaaaaaatatgactacaaactttattaaaattcttacattttgctgtctttagattttcgatgcaacaaaaattgaatttacttaatttttcaaagttgactactttgcgcgattttttcactaattgaaattttatctgtttttgtggtccaccgtcaggttgtacccggattttcagtgctttctcgccgtttgaagcaatcaaaactatatccattgaaaagggaatttaatctacattctagtgaggtgcaacaaatcacgctgtgagatttctcaaaaatatgaaaattataaacgtaaaataattcctgaatttctagaactacaagcagcgcatccagcaaaacgtgtttgtttgctcttcgagtaggtacggtgggtggtgattcgggcagagagcgaagccgacagacgaaataatgatgcgtgtcgtgacaagcaaacgtgaactcctgtcaatagaaaatttccaaccaagaatcgcacgacacgcatcattatttcgtctgtcggattcgctctctgcccgaatcaccacccaccgtacctactctgagagcaaacaaacacgttttgctggatgcgctgcttgtggttctagaaattcaggaatgattttacgtaaattgttgcacctcactagaatgtagattaaattcccttttcaatggatatagttttgattgcttcaaacggcgagaaagcactgaaaattcggGTATatcctgacggtggaccacaaatacagatgaaatttcaattagtgaaaaaatcgcgcaaagtagtcaactttgaaaaattccagtaaattcaatttttattgtatcgaaaatctaaagacagcaaaatgttagaatttcaataaagtttgtagtcatatttttaaaaaaactttaccatcgctcaaacagtatttactagcaatcgaatgaaaagtaggtttttcagaccacttttttgaacattttgtgaccatttcattaaaaaaaatgcaaaaaaatatttctttgttccatgatgtagacattaacttcagctttcatatgtattaagcaaatattttttaggACGTGTTATATATGAACTGCAGCAGTTTTCCTaaggcatgtttttcggattttttttctttcatgctgaaaaacgagaaaactagaagctttagctatatataatgttctaaacatattttactgacattacaaggtttctattgatataagttttatatgaagttcattatAGTTCAAACGACTTGaatggattttacttttggagtgtcaaaatgacactctaagtcggataagggagttttttttgtccaggcttccagggtgcgtccataaataaagtaaagatgcaaaattaaagaacttttgaattcatttagggtccccgaagaaatttttgttttttgaagcttctgaaaaaagttacaagcattcaaacttgaaataatgtcaaaatgacactctaatgcggatgagggttaaataaaCGAGAGGCGCGTAAGCTTCATGGAGAATTATATGAATTTTTCCTATAAACTTGCTTTATATTCTATTTATTAGAACAACGTCTTATTCGACGAGCTCGACAACACTGGTCGTACTTGTAACTTGCGTCCACCAAGAATGGATTTGGCTGTTCGTGATTGCATTAGCGCTGTTCTAAATAAATCACGAGTGATTGGGATTGGTTACTTAAGTTATCTTTGCCAGTCCATACTGAAATAAGTagaaccaaattaaaaaaaaaactgagtttgGCACCGAACTCAATAAGAtcgaaaatatcatcaaatttcagatatgaaattgttttggaaaattgtcattatattgtttttttttattataaagatCGATTCGCTCAATTTCATTCTGCTTGGAAACATTGCACTCAAAGTTAGCATACACATTTCTGGGCATCGTGAGCGATAAAATAGCTTATCCCTGCTGTTAGCTCGTGTTCGGTGAAATCGATCGGACACATGTGCTTGAGCTGCAGCAATTTAACACCCTCGTTCCCCCGGAAGACAGGCTGCATAGTTTCAACTCGCTTGCCCCTCAGGGACGACGCAACATTCTTACGGCCAATGATAGAGTTTCATCAATATGAAGGAGCATAAAACGAAAGAAAATGTGCGCGTGATGCAGTTTTCGCTTTCGCTTCGGTTGTAGGCTACAGTGAGTAGTATCAAGCAAGGATGGTCTAAATCCACTCGTTCACTCAATCGCGATGCACTCTTCAACGATTCACTCAAGCGCTCTTTCGGATCTCGCGAATCTTTGTCTGAACCGAACGCTGGGGGAAAAAGAATAACGTTGATCGAATCTGTTTGTGAGTGCTGCTGGTTTTGAACGTTGGGCGCTTGCATACGGGCAGGTTTGAATCATGCAATGATGCAATCATCGACTTTCCTGGCTCCAGATATTCGTTCGCTGATCCGATTCAACTGGTTCAACTGAAAGAAGGAATCGAATCGGCAAATGATTGGCCCGCCGTTCGTTCAGATATCTTTCAATCGCCGCACAcagtatttaacaaaaaaaatcattgcggcCAAACGGTACACGGTAGACATTTGAATTCTTCGCaacatgttcatattttttttatgatctttcttattttcaaagaaaaaaactgattttattgccaagggatatgaaaaataagtttaaaaggttgatgtaccgtaaactgggggaactttgatcagcggggtaactttgattaacatgaaatttttgcagataatcatcattaacttagTCAAAAGATAAAATATCTGCTAACTGTATACtgcgtttgaaagcctatgaattgagctacaaataagctaaatttggtttttattagaagattttttatattacttaaactataatttcaaaatctcaaaatatctcattttttgaaggctcacaaacaatcATCTCTTCTGATCAAATTTTAGCATTTAGGAGCAGATGGGTTGGTTAATgcaaaagttcaacttttttcttgttgtaAGTTTAGtataagtgttatttttatggtcatttaatgatagtttttgaatattaaaaaaaacggtcattttccatgaaaaaccCTGAGAAGAACAAATGGATAAAATcatatcaaatggttaagtttgaagaaaaaaatgaacatgggAACAGAGCGAGGATTTAGGGAATTacatgaagataaaatttcgtttgtttttaaggtaaaaaaatattgagaattgtttatatttttgcccctaaatgtatgcagcaacattgtccatcttttgagtatatttgtttcgagataaaatttgaaagcatgttaaaatacattaatcaaatttgggattttttttggcagtaat
It includes:
- the LOC129742286 gene encoding B-cell receptor CD22-like is translated as MARDIAPVKIMFYTTASLLMSAGLYPPIVSLHLGSTLSADDIKDGDDVYFECHVQANPPWRKLHWLHDGVLITHNASARVIRSNQSLVLQKVNRNSSGNYSCSAINAEGETVSNHLVLRIKYAPMCATDKIIIVGAFRSESLHIPCEVHADPPPRQFNWKFNNSGETLEIGKERFAKNGSMSILSYTPVSDQDYGTLTCWGQNEVGQQQWPCFYQVVLAAFGSDKDSRDPKERLSESLKSASRLSERVDLDHPCLKLPTV